One Gadus chalcogrammus isolate NIFS_2021 chromosome 4, NIFS_Gcha_1.0, whole genome shotgun sequence DNA segment encodes these proteins:
- the edil3b gene encoding EGF-like repeat and discoidin I-like domain-containing protein 3 isoform X2 — protein sequence MRTRFNFALMLWAFLLLVCIDATVSDQEVNASCGPPLCEGEGDCYTLQPQDAITDISFPTEGRCQPNPCHNGGACETTSDRGEIVLGYVCVCLPGFTGIHCQHNVNECDSEPCQNGGVCQDEAAQYTCVCPAEYYGPDCQHRCSGPIGMEGGTVSDDQLSSSSSDRTVWGLHRWLPQRARLHLPGLVNAWSPAESDLWPWIQVNLQQRMRITGVITQGARRLGRSEFVKTYRVAYGDDGKTWRMIKAKGSKEDMLFHGNTDSRSSMANAFSPPIEAEYIRIYPQLCWGHCTLRMELLGCDLTGCSELLGLRSGEVHDSQLSASTVHLTLGMELLSWRPEYARLGRRGKVNAWAAARNDQAQWLQVDLLTPTDISGVITQGAKDFGREQFVSSYKLTYSQDGRDWTTFQDEERHHDKVFQGNSDNKRAKKNAIKPPIHARFIRLVPWSWHGRITVRMELLICRGDE from the exons ATGAGGACCAGATTCAACTTCGCGCTTATGCTGTGGGCTTTTCTGCTACTTGTCTGTATTGATGCGACCGTCTCTGACCAGGAGGTAAATG CCTCGTGTGGCCCCCCGTTGTGTGAAGGTGAAGGAGACTGCTACACTCTGCAGCCACAGGATGCTATCACAG ATATATCGTTCCCAACCGAAG GGCGCTGTCAACCCAATCCGTGCCACAATGGTGGTGCCTGTGAAACCACGAGCGACCGCGGGGAGATTGTCCTGGgctatgtgtgcgtctgtctgcctgGCTTCACCGGAATCCACTGCCAACACA ATGTGAATGAGTGTGACAGCGAGCCCTGCCAGAACGGGGGAGTGTGTCAGGACGAGGCAGCCcagtacacgtgtgtgtgtccagctgaATACTATGGTCCCGACTGCCAGCACA GGTGCTCGGGGCCGATCGGCATGGAGGGGGGGACGGTGTCTGACGACCAgctgtcctcgtcctcgtcggaCCGCACGGTGTGGGGTCTGCACCGCTGGCTGCCCCAGCGGGCGCGGCTCCACCTCCCAGGGCTGGTCAACGCCTGGAGCCCTGCCGAGAGCGACCTCTGGCCCTGGATACAA GTGAACCTGCAGCAGCGGATGCGTATAACAGGGGTGATCACCCAGGGGGCTCGGCGGCTGGGGAGGTCAGAGTTCGTTAAAACGTATCGGGTTGCTTACGGCGACGATGGAAAAACATGGAGGATGATCAAAGCCAAAGGAAGCAAGGAAGATATG CTTTTCCATGGCAACACAGACAGCAGGTCGTCCATGGCCAACGCCTTCTCTCCACCAATCGAAGCCGAGTACATCCGCATTTACCCCCAGCTCTGCTGGGGACACTGCACCCTGCGCATGGAACTGCTGGGCTGTGACCTCACAG GCTGCTCCGAGCTCCTGGGCCTGCGGTCCGGCGAGGTGCACGACTCCCAGCTGTCGGCCTCCACCGTGCACCTCACCCTGGGCATGGAACTGCTCTCCTGGAGGCCCGAGTACGCCCGGCTGGGCCGCAGGGGCAAGGTGAACGCCTGGGCGGCTGCGCGCAACGACCAGGCCCAGTGGCTACag GTGGACCTGCTCACCCCCACCGACATCTCGGGGGTGATCACCCAGGGAGCCAAGGACTTTGGTCGGGAACAGTTTGTCAGCTCCTACAAGCTGACCTACAGTCAGGACGGCAGAGACTGGACGACCTTCCAGGACGAGGAGCGACACCACGACAAG GTTTTCCAGGGCAACTCTGACAACAAGAGAGCCAAGAAGAACGCCATCAAGCCCCCCATACACGCTCGCTTCATCCGGCTCGTCCCCTGGTCCTGGCACGGGCGGATCACCGTGAGGATGGAGCTGCTTATTTGCCGGGGCGATGAATGA
- the cetn3 gene encoding centrin-3 isoform X1 → MYSDHGRTDPTADKAKRKKRRELTEEQKHEVKEAFELFDTDKDKEIDYHELKVAMRALGFEVRKVDVLKILKDYDRAGTGKISFDDFTEVVTERILERDPKEEILKAFKLFDDDESGNISLRNLRRVARELGENVTDEELRSMIDEFDTNGDGEINQDEFLSIMTGDS, encoded by the exons atgtatTCTGATCATGGCAGAACTGATCCTACTGCAGACAAAGCCAAGCGCAAGAAGAGGAGAGAGCTCACAGAGGAGCAGAAACATGAAGTTAAAGAAGCCTTTGAGTTATTTGACACTGATAAAGATAAGGAGATTGACTACCATGAACTCAAG GTTGCGATGCGAGCGTTGGGGTTCGAGGTGAGGAAGGTGGACGTTTTGAAGATTCTCAAGGACTACGACCGAGCGGGAACCGGCAAAATATCCTTCGATGACTTCACCGAAGTTG TGACGGAGCGCATCCTGGAGCGAGACCCTAAGGAGGAGATCCTGAAGGCCTTCAAGCTGTTTGACGACGACGAGTCGGGCAACATCAGCCTGAGGAACCTGCGGCGGGTGGCCCGCGAGCTGGGGGAGAACGTCACGGACGAAGAGCTGCGCAGCATGATCGACGAGTTCGACACCAACGGCGACGGGGAGA TAAATCAAGACGAGTTCCTGTCCATAATGACTGGTGACTCCTAA
- the edil3b gene encoding EGF-like repeat and discoidin I-like domain-containing protein 3 isoform X1, with protein MRTRFNFALMLWAFLLLVCIDATVSDQEVNEASCGPPLCEGEGDCYTLQPQDAITDISFPTEGRCQPNPCHNGGACETTSDRGEIVLGYVCVCLPGFTGIHCQHNVNECDSEPCQNGGVCQDEAAQYTCVCPAEYYGPDCQHRCSGPIGMEGGTVSDDQLSSSSSDRTVWGLHRWLPQRARLHLPGLVNAWSPAESDLWPWIQVNLQQRMRITGVITQGARRLGRSEFVKTYRVAYGDDGKTWRMIKAKGSKEDMLFHGNTDSRSSMANAFSPPIEAEYIRIYPQLCWGHCTLRMELLGCDLTGCSELLGLRSGEVHDSQLSASTVHLTLGMELLSWRPEYARLGRRGKVNAWAAARNDQAQWLQVDLLTPTDISGVITQGAKDFGREQFVSSYKLTYSQDGRDWTTFQDEERHHDKVFQGNSDNKRAKKNAIKPPIHARFIRLVPWSWHGRITVRMELLICRGDE; from the exons ATGAGGACCAGATTCAACTTCGCGCTTATGCTGTGGGCTTTTCTGCTACTTGTCTGTATTGATGCGACCGTCTCTGACCAGGAGGTAAATG AAGCCTCGTGTGGCCCCCCGTTGTGTGAAGGTGAAGGAGACTGCTACACTCTGCAGCCACAGGATGCTATCACAG ATATATCGTTCCCAACCGAAG GGCGCTGTCAACCCAATCCGTGCCACAATGGTGGTGCCTGTGAAACCACGAGCGACCGCGGGGAGATTGTCCTGGgctatgtgtgcgtctgtctgcctgGCTTCACCGGAATCCACTGCCAACACA ATGTGAATGAGTGTGACAGCGAGCCCTGCCAGAACGGGGGAGTGTGTCAGGACGAGGCAGCCcagtacacgtgtgtgtgtccagctgaATACTATGGTCCCGACTGCCAGCACA GGTGCTCGGGGCCGATCGGCATGGAGGGGGGGACGGTGTCTGACGACCAgctgtcctcgtcctcgtcggaCCGCACGGTGTGGGGTCTGCACCGCTGGCTGCCCCAGCGGGCGCGGCTCCACCTCCCAGGGCTGGTCAACGCCTGGAGCCCTGCCGAGAGCGACCTCTGGCCCTGGATACAA GTGAACCTGCAGCAGCGGATGCGTATAACAGGGGTGATCACCCAGGGGGCTCGGCGGCTGGGGAGGTCAGAGTTCGTTAAAACGTATCGGGTTGCTTACGGCGACGATGGAAAAACATGGAGGATGATCAAAGCCAAAGGAAGCAAGGAAGATATG CTTTTCCATGGCAACACAGACAGCAGGTCGTCCATGGCCAACGCCTTCTCTCCACCAATCGAAGCCGAGTACATCCGCATTTACCCCCAGCTCTGCTGGGGACACTGCACCCTGCGCATGGAACTGCTGGGCTGTGACCTCACAG GCTGCTCCGAGCTCCTGGGCCTGCGGTCCGGCGAGGTGCACGACTCCCAGCTGTCGGCCTCCACCGTGCACCTCACCCTGGGCATGGAACTGCTCTCCTGGAGGCCCGAGTACGCCCGGCTGGGCCGCAGGGGCAAGGTGAACGCCTGGGCGGCTGCGCGCAACGACCAGGCCCAGTGGCTACag GTGGACCTGCTCACCCCCACCGACATCTCGGGGGTGATCACCCAGGGAGCCAAGGACTTTGGTCGGGAACAGTTTGTCAGCTCCTACAAGCTGACCTACAGTCAGGACGGCAGAGACTGGACGACCTTCCAGGACGAGGAGCGACACCACGACAAG GTTTTCCAGGGCAACTCTGACAACAAGAGAGCCAAGAAGAACGCCATCAAGCCCCCCATACACGCTCGCTTCATCCGGCTCGTCCCCTGGTCCTGGCACGGGCGGATCACCGTGAGGATGGAGCTGCTTATTTGCCGGGGCGATGAATGA
- the hapln1b gene encoding hyaluronan and proteoglycan link protein 1 has translation MGGRFYYLIHPSKLTYDEAVGACLKDGAEIAKVGQMYAAWKLLGYDRCDAGWLADGSVRYPISRPRRRCSPTEAAVRFSGFPDKKHKLYGVYCFKGQH, from the exons ATGGGGG gtCGGTTCTACTACCTGATCCACCCCTCCAAGCTGACCTATGACGAGGCGGTGGGGGCGTGTCTTAAGGACGGGGCAGAGATCGCCAAGGTGGGCCAGATGTATGCCGCCTGGAAGCTGCTGGGCTACGACCGCTGTGACGCCGGCTGGTTGGCCGACGGCAGCGTCCGTTACCCTATCTCCCGCCCCCGCCGGCGCTGCAGTCCAACCGAAGCGGCCGTGAGGTTCTCCGGCTTCCCAGACAAGAAACACAAGCTGTACGGAGTGTACTGCTTCAAGGGCCAGCACTGA
- the cetn3 gene encoding centrin-3 isoform X2: MSLALRTDPTADKAKRKKRRELTEEQKHEVKEAFELFDTDKDKEIDYHELKVAMRALGFEVRKVDVLKILKDYDRAGTGKISFDDFTEVVTERILERDPKEEILKAFKLFDDDESGNISLRNLRRVARELGENVTDEELRSMIDEFDTNGDGEINQDEFLSIMTGDS; this comes from the exons ATGAGTCTCGCTTTAAG AACTGATCCTACTGCAGACAAAGCCAAGCGCAAGAAGAGGAGAGAGCTCACAGAGGAGCAGAAACATGAAGTTAAAGAAGCCTTTGAGTTATTTGACACTGATAAAGATAAGGAGATTGACTACCATGAACTCAAG GTTGCGATGCGAGCGTTGGGGTTCGAGGTGAGGAAGGTGGACGTTTTGAAGATTCTCAAGGACTACGACCGAGCGGGAACCGGCAAAATATCCTTCGATGACTTCACCGAAGTTG TGACGGAGCGCATCCTGGAGCGAGACCCTAAGGAGGAGATCCTGAAGGCCTTCAAGCTGTTTGACGACGACGAGTCGGGCAACATCAGCCTGAGGAACCTGCGGCGGGTGGCCCGCGAGCTGGGGGAGAACGTCACGGACGAAGAGCTGCGCAGCATGATCGACGAGTTCGACACCAACGGCGACGGGGAGA TAAATCAAGACGAGTTCCTGTCCATAATGACTGGTGACTCCTAA